Proteins from a single region of Streptomyces sp. HUAS 15-9:
- a CDS encoding nitroreductase family deazaflavin-dependent oxidoreductase, with protein sequence MPLEGEYEPSPTQWVREQVELYESSGGTKGTTLMDTGLPVILLTTLGARSGKIRKTPLMRVEHDGRYAVVASQGGAPKHPVWYFNVKSEPHVELQDGPVKRDMTARELTGDEKTVWWDRAVAAYPPYAEYQKKTSRTIPVFLLEPSDAT encoded by the coding sequence ATGCCTCTTGAGGGCGAGTACGAGCCCAGCCCGACCCAGTGGGTCCGGGAGCAGGTCGAGTTGTACGAGAGCTCCGGTGGCACCAAGGGGACGACGCTCATGGACACGGGGCTGCCCGTGATCCTGCTGACGACCCTGGGAGCCAGGAGTGGCAAGATCCGCAAGACGCCGCTGATGCGGGTGGAGCACGACGGCCGGTACGCGGTGGTCGCCTCGCAGGGCGGCGCGCCGAAGCATCCGGTCTGGTACTTCAACGTCAAGTCCGAACCCCATGTGGAGCTGCAGGACGGCCCGGTCAAGCGGGACATGACGGCACGTGAGCTGACCGGCGACGAGAAGACCGTGTGGTGGGACCGGGCGGTGGCCGCGTATCCGCCGTACGCGGAGTACCAGAAGAAGACCTCCCGCACGATCCCGGTCTTCCTCCTGGAACCGTCCGACGCCACCTGA
- a CDS encoding LysE family transporter gives MTAALVAGLLAGYGIAVPVGAVATYLVSLTARTSLRTGACAALGVASADGLYALTATVGGTALAAALRSVLGPLRWVSAVVLAALAVRGAVIALRHHRERRLTSRPERPVPGPGRAYLGLLGITLLNPTTVIYFAALVLGTRTAHAVPALEQGVFVLAAFAGSASWQLLLAGSGALLGRALTGLRGRLVTALLSSGVMLVLAIRMAVSPV, from the coding sequence GTGACGGCGGCGCTGGTCGCGGGCCTGCTCGCCGGGTACGGCATCGCCGTACCGGTCGGAGCGGTAGCGACATATCTAGTGTCCCTCACGGCTCGTACGTCACTGCGGACCGGCGCCTGCGCCGCGCTGGGTGTGGCCAGCGCCGACGGCCTGTACGCGCTGACGGCCACGGTCGGGGGCACGGCCCTCGCGGCGGCGCTGCGGTCGGTGCTCGGGCCGCTGCGCTGGGTCTCCGCCGTGGTGCTGGCCGCGCTGGCCGTGCGGGGCGCGGTCATCGCGCTGCGGCACCACCGCGAGCGCCGGCTCACCTCCCGGCCCGAACGGCCGGTACCCGGCCCGGGGCGCGCGTATCTCGGCCTTCTAGGGATCACCCTGCTGAACCCCACCACCGTGATCTACTTCGCCGCGCTGGTCCTCGGTACCCGCACCGCGCACGCCGTGCCGGCCCTGGAGCAGGGGGTGTTCGTGCTGGCTGCCTTCGCGGGCTCGGCGAGCTGGCAGCTCCTGCTCGCCGGCAGCGGCGCACTGCTCGGCCGGGCCCTGACCGGTCTGCGCGGACGGCTGGTGACGGCGTTGCTGTCGAGTGGCGTGATGTTGGTGCTCGCGATACGGATGGCGGTATCACCGGTGTGA